A section of the Prochlorococcus marinus str. GP2 genome encodes:
- a CDS encoding Spx/MgsR family RNA polymerase-binding regulatory protein — translation MKKIIFYSYLKCSTCRKAAKWLKSKDFEFQLIDIVKEPPLVNYLNLALEQYSDDKKRIFNTRGKAFKTLNLDIYDLSREEIIQLLLGDGKLIKRPFLIYEGKKVILGFNEIEYAKQII, via the coding sequence TTGAAAAAAATAATTTTTTATAGTTATTTAAAATGCTCCACTTGTAGAAAAGCTGCAAAGTGGCTTAAAAGCAAAGATTTCGAATTCCAATTAATTGATATTGTAAAAGAACCACCACTTGTTAATTATTTAAATCTAGCTTTAGAACAATACTCTGATGATAAGAAAAGGATTTTTAATACAAGAGGTAAAGCTTTTAAAACTCTCAATCTTGATATTTATGACTTATCAAGGGAAGAAATTATTCAACTTCTTTTAGGTGATGGCAAATTAATAAAAAGACCATTTTTGATTTACGAAGGGAAAAAAGTAATATTAGGTTTTAACGAAATTGAATATGCTAAACAAATTATATAA
- a CDS encoding proline--tRNA ligase — protein sequence MRVTTSFPLGTLRDTPSEAEIISHQLLLKAGYIRRVNSGIYAYMPIMLRVIEKISAIIEKELNSIGCTKLLLPQLHPADLWRKSERWEGYTAGEGIMFNLKDRQGKEFGLAPTHEEVITSIASETINSYKQLPQCFYQIQTKFRDEIRPRFGLMRSREFIMKDGYSFHSSENDLASFYEKVGNAYENIFKSCGLQTVGVEADSGAIGGASSKEFMVTADAGEDSILFTQSGSYAANIEKAVSLPSQPIPLKDNIAEWLETPHQRTILEVCDNNNLDPSQIIKVVIFLAQFEGEFEVPILACIRGDQHINEVKLFNLINKLHNFNLINLKKIEDKNTIEKNLVDFPLGFIGPDLDNKTIKASSNWDKKWTRIIDPSASELSKFISGGNKVNFHKVFQEFSFASKDYLIGDIRNAKKGDRVSIANDEELQEKKGIEIGHIFQLGQKYSEKLNAKFSDKNGQLKNLWMGCYGIGVTRIAQAAIEQNHDQKGICWPIQISPFEVIIIPTNLKDPVQSELTEQIYNNFLINKIDVLLDDRNDRAGVKFKDAELIGIPFQIIIGRDAVNKEVELLSRTNNTKFKISTDKLLETFISESEIMYNKKS from the coding sequence ATGCGCGTGACAACCTCATTTCCTCTGGGGACACTTCGTGACACACCTTCTGAAGCTGAAATTATTTCACATCAATTACTTTTAAAAGCTGGGTATATTCGCAGAGTCAACAGCGGAATTTATGCATACATGCCAATAATGCTTAGAGTTATTGAAAAAATATCAGCAATAATAGAGAAAGAACTTAATAGTATTGGTTGTACAAAATTACTATTACCCCAACTTCATCCTGCAGATTTATGGAGAAAAAGTGAAAGGTGGGAAGGATATACTGCAGGGGAAGGAATAATGTTTAATCTCAAAGATAGACAAGGTAAAGAATTTGGTTTAGCTCCAACTCACGAAGAGGTGATTACGAGTATTGCATCAGAAACCATCAACTCCTACAAGCAATTACCTCAATGTTTTTATCAAATTCAGACAAAATTTAGAGATGAAATAAGGCCAAGGTTTGGATTGATGAGAAGTAGAGAATTTATAATGAAGGATGGTTATTCTTTTCATTCTTCAGAAAACGATCTGGCTTCTTTCTACGAAAAGGTGGGAAATGCCTATGAAAATATTTTTAAATCCTGTGGACTGCAGACAGTAGGGGTTGAAGCTGATAGTGGAGCAATTGGCGGTGCTTCTTCTAAAGAATTTATGGTCACTGCTGATGCTGGGGAAGACTCCATTTTGTTTACTCAAAGTGGTTCTTATGCTGCAAATATTGAAAAAGCTGTTTCTCTACCCTCTCAACCTATTCCACTAAAAGATAATATTGCAGAGTGGTTGGAAACACCTCATCAAAGAACAATCCTAGAAGTTTGCGATAACAATAATTTAGACCCTAGTCAGATTATTAAAGTAGTAATATTCCTTGCACAGTTCGAAGGTGAATTTGAGGTCCCAATTCTTGCATGCATAAGAGGCGATCAACACATTAATGAAGTAAAGCTTTTTAACTTAATCAATAAACTTCATAATTTCAACCTTATTAATCTTAAAAAGATTGAAGACAAAAATACTATCGAAAAAAATCTAGTTGATTTTCCCTTAGGTTTTATCGGGCCAGATTTAGATAATAAAACTATTAAAGCTAGTTCTAATTGGGATAAAAAATGGACAAGAATAATTGACCCTTCTGCAAGTGAGCTTTCAAAGTTCATAAGCGGGGGGAATAAAGTTAATTTCCATAAAGTTTTTCAAGAATTTTCTTTTGCTTCGAAAGACTATCTAATTGGGGATATCAGGAATGCCAAAAAAGGAGATAGAGTAAGTATTGCTAATGATGAGGAACTTCAAGAAAAAAAAGGTATCGAGATTGGACATATTTTCCAACTAGGTCAAAAATATAGTGAAAAATTAAATGCAAAGTTCTCTGATAAGAATGGTCAGTTAAAAAATTTATGGATGGGTTGTTATGGAATAGGAGTGACAAGAATAGCTCAAGCTGCTATCGAACAGAATCATGATCAAAAGGGCATTTGTTGGCCTATCCAGATTTCTCCTTTTGAGGTTATTATTATTCCAACAAACCTTAAAGATCCAGTTCAAAGTGAACTTACTGAGCAAATCTATAACAACTTTTTAATTAATAAAATTGATGTCTTACTTGATGACAGAAACGATAGGGCTGGAGTGAAATTTAAAGATGCGGAATTAATTGGTATTCCTTTTCAGATAATTATTGGCAGAGATGCAGTTAATAAAGAAGTAGAACTTTTATCTAGAACAAATAATACTAAGTTTAAAATTAGTACTGATAAATTGTTGGAAACATTTATTTCCGAATCAGAAATAATGTACAATAAAAAGTCTTAA
- a CDS encoding CPBP family intramembrane glutamic endopeptidase: protein MIFKNISKSKLALAFISIVITFFVWQQGLRDSLNRPSVSFDISQKEQEIAELSVQSIPVNLKKFFIINDPVVQLNKSLSDVSFEELTERNKLIRIITSESNDPIIYKNISKDFENKNFKFLIDEIEKKSNNNSYKANSEKFDLFKGDRFLYHLLSKKFDFDDSVLITKSFSRKMFFKILAIRLIPLLTILIGSILALKILWRTISLKKFGWKEIKSLDLELIDMILLISGGFVVLGEVVSPLFSISLVELFSKNISNELSQSLKIFFGYLFMAIPPLWIVYYQIKSLNGEFNFKEDYLQFNFLPIKYAIIQGIKGWLTIIPFVLLTSLIMNSLIDNQNGSNPLLEIVLNNNNYLSFFLLFVTTTLVAPLFEEIIFRGILLPTLSRDFGVISGIIVSAFIFALAHLSLGEMPPLFILGIGLAITRIASGSLFSSVIMHSLWNGLTFLNLFLLRT from the coding sequence ATGATCTTTAAAAATATTTCTAAGTCAAAACTCGCTTTAGCTTTTATTTCCATCGTCATAACTTTTTTTGTATGGCAACAAGGCTTACGAGATAGTTTAAATAGACCATCTGTCTCATTTGATATTAGTCAAAAAGAGCAAGAAATTGCCGAATTATCTGTCCAATCAATACCTGTAAATCTTAAAAAATTTTTTATTATTAATGATCCTGTTGTTCAACTAAATAAATCACTTTCTGATGTCTCATTTGAAGAATTAACGGAAAGAAATAAATTAATTCGAATAATTACTTCAGAATCAAATGATCCCATAATCTATAAAAATATATCCAAAGATTTTGAAAATAAAAACTTTAAATTTCTTATTGATGAGATAGAAAAAAAATCTAATAATAATTCATATAAAGCAAATTCTGAAAAATTTGATTTATTTAAAGGGGATAGATTTTTATATCACCTTTTAAGCAAGAAATTTGATTTTGACGATAGTGTATTAATAACAAAATCATTTTCAAGGAAAATGTTTTTTAAAATATTAGCAATAAGACTAATACCACTTTTAACAATACTTATTGGCTCTATTCTGGCTTTAAAAATATTATGGAGAACCATATCGTTGAAAAAATTTGGTTGGAAAGAAATTAAGTCCTTAGATTTAGAATTAATAGATATGATTTTATTAATTTCAGGTGGATTTGTTGTTTTGGGAGAAGTGGTATCACCTTTGTTTTCTATCAGTTTGGTTGAACTTTTTTCTAAAAATATCTCTAATGAATTGTCTCAATCTTTAAAAATTTTCTTTGGATATCTTTTTATGGCTATTCCTCCATTATGGATAGTTTATTATCAAATTAAATCTTTGAATGGTGAATTTAATTTTAAAGAGGATTATTTACAGTTCAATTTCTTGCCAATAAAATATGCAATTATTCAGGGAATTAAAGGATGGTTAACAATAATTCCTTTTGTTTTATTAACCTCTCTTATTATGAATAGTCTGATCGATAATCAGAATGGTAGTAACCCATTGCTAGAAATTGTTCTTAATAATAATAATTACTTATCATTTTTTCTTTTATTTGTAACAACAACTTTAGTAGCTCCTCTATTTGAAGAGATTATATTTCGCGGTATTTTACTACCAACTCTTTCAAGAGATTTTGGAGTAATTTCGGGCATCATAGTTTCAGCTTTTATCTTTGCATTAGCCCATTTAAGTTTGGGAGAAATGCCACCATTGTTTATTCTAGGGATTGGATTAGCAATTACAAGAATTGCTTCTGGGAGTTTGTTTTCCTCAGTGATTATGCATTCTTTATGGAATGGATTGACTTTCTTAAATTTGTTCTTATTGAGGACATAA
- a CDS encoding inorganic diphosphatase: MDLSSIPPSPMKGIVNIVVEIPAGSRNKYEYCSDAGIMALDRVLHSSVRYPFDYGFIPNTLADDGAPLDAMVIMDEPTFAGCLIKARPIGVLDMHDCGAYDGKILCVPMANPRQANIVSINQIAPNQLEDVAEFFRTSKGLDGRTVKIDGWRDFDVVENLLKSCIPLKKKNFKVLKKSRSGQLN, translated from the coding sequence ATGGACCTTAGTTCAATACCTCCATCTCCAATGAAGGGAATAGTAAATATTGTTGTTGAAATACCGGCAGGTAGTAGGAATAAATATGAATATTGCTCTGATGCAGGAATAATGGCCTTAGATAGAGTATTGCATTCTTCAGTGAGGTACCCTTTTGATTATGGCTTTATTCCAAATACTCTCGCTGATGATGGAGCTCCTCTTGATGCAATGGTGATAATGGATGAGCCTACTTTTGCTGGTTGTTTAATAAAAGCTAGACCTATTGGAGTTTTGGATATGCATGATTGTGGTGCATATGATGGGAAAATTTTATGTGTGCCTATGGCTAATCCTAGACAGGCTAACATAGTGAGTATTAATCAAATTGCTCCTAATCAGCTTGAGGATGTAGCTGAATTTTTTAGGACAAGTAAAGGACTTGATGGAAGAACAGTTAAAATTGATGGTTGGAGGGATTTTGATGTGGTTGAAAATTTATTGAAAAGTTGTATACCCCTAAAAAAGAAAAACTTTAAAGTACTTAAGAAATCAAGAAGTGGTCAATTAAATTGA
- a CDS encoding histidine phosphatase family protein: protein MAIRLVLVRHGLSSFNAKGLIQGRTDDSLLTDEGYEQARKAGKALSKIKFDKIYSSPLVRAAETAKTIKKNFNKEQNIVFDDNLLEVDLSEWSGLKIDEIKKNFPEIYSIWKNDPENLILKRNDNKTYKPIQELFFQATNFVEDILKIYLDKDDVNILVVGHNAILRCLILLLLGKPKQGFRKIRLENASFSILNISRKDNSFKTQIECLNQTSHLNKNIPNKIGDSRIFLIRHGETNWNKEGRFQGQIDIPLNEKGKDQARKTFEYLKNISFNKAFSSSMHRPYETAQIILQNSQNLKIERIDSLVEISHGLWEGKLEVEIREQWPALLKKWHDKPEEVIMPEGESIKDVSERSVDAFNKICASQKDNDLSLLVAHDAVNKTLICNILGINYSNIWMIKQGNGGITIIDLFNDPNKPPVISALNITTHLGGIIDSTASGAL, encoded by the coding sequence ATGGCTATAAGATTAGTTTTAGTAAGGCATGGACTAAGTAGTTTCAATGCAAAAGGATTAATTCAAGGAAGAACAGATGATTCATTATTAACTGATGAAGGATACGAACAAGCCCGAAAAGCAGGCAAAGCATTATCAAAAATAAAATTCGATAAAATCTATTCCTCCCCACTTGTGAGAGCGGCAGAGACTGCAAAAACAATTAAAAAGAACTTCAATAAAGAACAAAATATTGTATTCGACGATAATTTGCTAGAGGTGGATCTTAGTGAATGGTCTGGTCTGAAAATTGATGAAATAAAAAAGAATTTTCCAGAAATTTACTCTATATGGAAAAATGATCCAGAAAATCTTATCTTAAAAAGAAATGACAATAAAACTTACAAGCCAATTCAAGAGTTATTTTTTCAAGCAACAAATTTTGTAGAAGATATTTTAAAAATTTATCTAGACAAAGATGATGTAAATATTTTAGTTGTTGGACATAATGCAATTCTTAGATGTTTAATACTCTTATTATTGGGAAAGCCTAAGCAAGGTTTTAGAAAAATAAGATTAGAAAATGCTTCTTTCTCGATACTTAATATTTCAAGGAAAGATAACTCTTTTAAGACTCAAATTGAATGCTTAAATCAAACTTCCCATCTTAATAAAAATATTCCCAATAAAATTGGAGATTCAAGAATATTTCTAATAAGGCATGGTGAAACCAACTGGAACAAAGAAGGTAGATTTCAAGGCCAAATTGATATTCCTTTAAATGAGAAAGGAAAAGATCAAGCTAGAAAGACTTTTGAATATTTGAAAAATATTTCTTTCAATAAGGCATTTTCAAGTTCAATGCATAGGCCTTATGAGACTGCACAAATCATCCTTCAAAATAGCCAAAATTTAAAAATAGAAAGAATAGATTCACTTGTAGAAATCAGTCACGGATTATGGGAGGGTAAACTGGAAGTAGAAATAAGAGAACAGTGGCCTGCTTTGCTAAAAAAATGGCATGATAAACCTGAAGAAGTAATAATGCCAGAAGGTGAATCTATAAAAGATGTATCAGAAAGATCCGTAGATGCTTTTAACAAAATTTGTGCATCTCAAAAAGATAATGATCTAAGTCTTCTAGTTGCTCATGATGCAGTCAACAAAACTCTAATTTGCAACATCCTGGGCATTAATTATTCAAATATATGGATGATTAAACAAGGTAATGGTGGCATAACGATAATTGACCTTTTTAATGATCCCAATAAGCCCCCTGTGATTAGCGCTCTAAATATTACAACCCACCTAGGAGGAATAATTGATTCAACTGCTTCAGGAGCACTTTGA
- the lepB gene encoding signal peptidase I — MHASIKSFLKEWGLLILLTFFVSSCRSFLAEPRYIPSGSMLPELQINDRLIIEKFSLRNSLPKRGDIVVFNSPYSFDEKLISLRSKPLPQKRYCFFMSFPPISFIPGLRDQACDAYIKRVVALPGEIVSVNTKGELIINNKLISEPYVSYKCSSSLFNECGKFENIKVPEDHFLVLGDNRSNSWDGRYWPGSKFLHKKEIIGKAYFRFWPLSQVGFFNK; from the coding sequence ATGCATGCTTCTATTAAAAGTTTTTTAAAAGAATGGGGTCTGCTAATTCTATTAACTTTTTTTGTTTCTTCTTGTAGATCTTTTCTCGCAGAACCACGCTATATCCCTTCTGGTTCAATGCTTCCAGAATTACAAATAAATGATAGGTTAATTATTGAAAAATTTTCGCTAAGAAACTCTTTACCTAAAAGAGGTGATATTGTTGTTTTTAATTCACCTTACTCCTTTGACGAAAAATTAATTTCATTAAGATCAAAGCCTCTACCACAAAAAAGATATTGTTTTTTTATGAGTTTCCCTCCAATATCTTTTATTCCTGGTTTGAGGGATCAAGCTTGCGATGCATATATTAAAAGAGTGGTGGCACTTCCAGGAGAAATTGTGAGTGTAAACACGAAGGGAGAATTAATAATAAATAATAAATTAATTTCTGAACCTTATGTCTCTTATAAGTGCTCTTCATCACTTTTTAATGAATGTGGTAAATTTGAAAATATAAAAGTTCCTGAAGATCATTTTTTAGTTTTAGGTGATAATAGGTCAAATAGCTGGGATGGTAGATATTGGCCTGGAAGTAAATTTCTTCATAAAAAGGAGATAATTGGTAAAGCATATTTCAGATTCTGGCCTCTTAGTCAAGTTGGCTTTTTCAATAAATAA